A single region of the Halofilum ochraceum genome encodes:
- a CDS encoding carbon-nitrogen hydrolase family protein → MIEPAPLTVAVFQCQACDEDATARLDRLNAAARQGAEWGARLLVTPEVFVSGYGGMPDRIHARAEPANGPSAQRAAAIAREHGIAIVLGYPEAADGIVYNAALCIGPDGATLGNHRKLGLSGTDEQATYARGDAVTVFELEGHRIGVLICYDVEFPELARMGTLAGATTFAVPTALVSRWPVVAQKMIPTRALENGVFIAYANYTGSEDGLEYLGASCIVDPTGEDRTRAHREEAVIVATIEPSAVAAARATLPYLADRLTLPQS, encoded by the coding sequence ATGATTGAACCCGCGCCACTGACCGTCGCCGTCTTCCAGTGCCAGGCATGCGACGAGGACGCCACGGCCCGGCTCGACCGGCTGAACGCCGCGGCGCGCCAGGGCGCCGAGTGGGGTGCACGCCTGCTCGTCACGCCCGAGGTGTTCGTCTCCGGGTACGGCGGCATGCCGGATCGTATCCACGCGCGCGCCGAACCCGCCAACGGCCCCTCGGCACAACGCGCGGCGGCGATCGCCCGTGAACACGGCATCGCGATCGTGCTCGGGTATCCGGAGGCCGCAGACGGGATCGTGTACAACGCCGCCCTGTGCATCGGCCCCGACGGCGCCACGCTCGGCAATCACCGCAAGCTGGGACTGTCGGGCACCGACGAGCAGGCGACCTATGCGCGCGGCGACGCCGTGACCGTGTTCGAGCTCGAAGGCCACCGCATCGGCGTATTGATCTGCTATGACGTGGAGTTCCCCGAGCTGGCCCGCATGGGCACGCTGGCCGGCGCCACGACCTTCGCGGTCCCCACCGCGCTGGTCTCCCGCTGGCCGGTGGTCGCGCAGAAGATGATCCCCACGCGCGCGCTCGAGAACGGCGTCTTCATCGCGTACGCCAATTACACCGGCAGCGAAGACGGGCTCGAGTACCTGGGGGCGAGCTGCATCGTCGACCCGACGGGTGAAGATCGGACGCGCGCGCACCGGGAGGAAGCGGTGATCGTCGCCACCATCGAACCATCGGCGGTCGCCGCGGCGCGAGCGACACTGCCGTACCTTGCGGATCGGCTCACGCTGCCGCAGTCATGA
- a CDS encoding M24 family metallopeptidase: MLELTRHHTALLQQRMGEQGIDLAILADEDTIAYFGGFWGYLGVEYGRPTLMLVPRDGAPTVITPLMESEMVAAMTWVEDVRGWEDGGENRWENVLRELLHGHRPSARLSWEPWRTPPEVELVIDERFDCARIADLGPMIGQMRMIKSDKEIAIMRRAGEVATAMMGAVRAALAPGVPEHEIAQAALTAGTRAAAGFLTGRGHEAFVSPTIHGLPILQSGPDTSMVHRRATVRELQVGDPVYLCCCNLVRFKQYRLGFDREFFVGEVTDEMARAYETTVAAQQAALAAMRPGVPAEDVHFAADAVYREAGYAPGYRTGRAIGISALEAPELKPGDRTPLASGMTFAVDGGISVPERFGTRIGDSVVVTDDGFEYLTDFPRDLSIVNG; this comes from the coding sequence ATGCTTGAACTGACCCGCCACCACACCGCCTTGCTGCAACAACGCATGGGCGAGCAGGGTATCGATCTCGCCATACTGGCGGATGAAGACACCATCGCCTACTTCGGCGGCTTCTGGGGCTACCTGGGCGTCGAGTACGGCCGCCCGACACTGATGCTGGTCCCGCGCGACGGTGCCCCCACGGTCATCACGCCGCTGATGGAATCCGAGATGGTCGCGGCCATGACGTGGGTCGAGGATGTGCGCGGCTGGGAGGATGGCGGCGAGAACCGCTGGGAGAACGTGCTGCGGGAACTGTTGCACGGCCACCGGCCTTCCGCCCGGCTGAGCTGGGAGCCCTGGCGTACGCCCCCCGAAGTCGAACTGGTCATCGACGAACGCTTCGACTGCGCCCGCATCGCCGATCTCGGACCGATGATCGGGCAGATGCGCATGATCAAGTCAGACAAGGAGATCGCGATCATGCGCCGGGCCGGTGAGGTCGCGACCGCGATGATGGGGGCCGTGCGCGCTGCCCTGGCGCCGGGCGTACCGGAACACGAGATCGCCCAGGCCGCCCTGACCGCGGGGACGCGCGCGGCCGCGGGATTCCTGACCGGGCGCGGTCATGAGGCCTTCGTGTCGCCGACCATTCACGGCCTGCCCATCCTTCAGAGCGGCCCGGACACCTCCATGGTTCACCGCCGCGCCACCGTGCGCGAACTGCAGGTCGGCGACCCGGTCTACCTGTGCTGCTGCAACCTCGTCCGCTTCAAGCAGTACCGGCTGGGATTCGACCGCGAATTCTTCGTCGGCGAGGTGACCGATGAGATGGCCCGCGCCTACGAGACGACCGTAGCGGCGCAGCAGGCTGCGCTGGCCGCCATGCGGCCCGGCGTGCCGGCAGAGGACGTCCACTTCGCCGCCGACGCCGTCTATCGCGAGGCCGGTTATGCGCCCGGCTACCGGACCGGCCGTGCAATCGGTATCTCGGCGCTGGAGGCGCCGGAGCTCAAACCGGGGGATCGCACGCCGCTTGCCAGCGGTATGACCTTCGCGGTCGACGGCGGTATCAGCGTGCCGGAGCGGTTCGGCACCCGTATCGGCGACTCGGTGGTCGTGACCGATGACGGTTTCGAGTACCTGACCGACTTCCCGCGTGACCTCTCCATCGTCAACGGCTGA
- a CDS encoding NnrU family protein, whose translation MLEFVVGIVLFFGIHSIAIVVPDWRNDMVRRMGAVPWKAIYGLISIVGIVLLIKGYGDLRWASTALYSPPGWLRHAGMLLLLPVFPLLLATYLPGRISARAKHPMLLAVKIWALAHLLMNGRAVDLALFGAFLAWAVADRIAAKRRSSRPASAPALPATAVNDAVVVVGGLAIYVAFVLWLHTWLIGVPVVA comes from the coding sequence ATGCTCGAATTCGTTGTCGGGATCGTCCTGTTCTTTGGTATTCACTCGATCGCGATCGTGGTGCCGGATTGGCGCAACGACATGGTGCGACGCATGGGTGCGGTGCCGTGGAAGGCGATCTACGGTCTGATCTCCATCGTCGGAATTGTGCTGCTGATCAAGGGCTACGGCGATCTCCGCTGGGCCTCGACCGCGCTGTATTCGCCGCCCGGCTGGCTGCGCCACGCAGGCATGCTTTTGCTCCTCCCGGTGTTCCCGCTGCTGCTGGCCACCTACTTGCCGGGGCGAATCAGCGCGCGCGCGAAACACCCCATGCTGCTGGCGGTAAAGATCTGGGCGCTTGCGCACCTGCTGATGAACGGTCGGGCAGTGGACCTCGCGCTTTTCGGAGCGTTCCTTGCCTGGGCGGTGGCGGATCGTATCGCCGCCAAGCGGCGCTCATCGCGGCCGGCGTCAGCGCCGGCCCTGCCTGCGACGGCGGTCAATGACGCGGTGGTGGTCGTGGGCGGCCTCGCGATCTACGTCGCGTTCGTGCTCTGGCTGCATACCTGGCTGATTGGCGTGCCGGTGGTCGCCTGA
- a CDS encoding YceH family protein, producing MERDLTAVEIRVLGCLLEKEATTPDQYPLSINGLVTAANQKSNRDPVLALPEADVREAVTGLTRRGLVRQPSSYGGRVSKFEHRLGRGPGSALNAPPEQLAVLALLFLRGPQTPGELRSRAQRMVTVEGIDAVESTLQTLAAREEGALVECLPREPGKREARWTHRFGSDHAEPAPEAATAAGVNAGDDAPVRGADQGDLEQRVARLERVVADLYDRLGDDGSPGSG from the coding sequence ATGGAACGGGATCTCACTGCGGTCGAAATCCGCGTCCTGGGGTGTCTGCTGGAGAAGGAGGCGACCACGCCGGACCAGTATCCCCTGTCGATCAATGGCCTGGTCACCGCCGCGAACCAGAAGAGCAATCGCGATCCGGTCCTGGCACTCCCCGAGGCCGACGTGCGCGAGGCCGTGACCGGGCTGACCCGACGCGGCCTTGTGCGTCAGCCGTCGTCGTATGGTGGGCGGGTGAGCAAGTTCGAGCATCGTCTCGGGCGCGGCCCGGGCAGCGCCCTGAATGCGCCGCCGGAGCAGCTCGCGGTGCTCGCGCTGTTGTTCCTGCGCGGGCCGCAGACGCCGGGCGAACTGCGCAGCCGTGCGCAGCGTATGGTCACGGTCGAGGGCATTGATGCCGTTGAGTCGACGCTGCAGACCCTGGCGGCGCGCGAAGAAGGCGCGCTGGTGGAGTGCCTGCCGCGCGAGCCAGGCAAGCGCGAAGCGCGCTGGACGCACCGCTTCGGTAGTGATCATGCGGAACCGGCCCCGGAGGCAGCGACCGCTGCCGGCGTCAACGCTGGAGACGATGCGCCGGTGAGGGGCGCGGACCAGGGCGATCTGGAACAGCGCGTCGCCCGGCTCGAGCGCGTCGTCGCCGACCTGTACGACCGCCTCGGCGACGATGGATCCCCGGGATCCGGTTAA
- a CDS encoding nuclear transport factor 2 family protein has product MSATALTSREIVERYIDAVARFDYATARACLADEDFTYAGPISTFHSADALVQYLQLVTPIVQRIEIQKGFEAGEDVAHFLVVGTQLSEKLAVHVAQWAHVRDGRIDRLELVFDAHWYRSLFPGEEDQAPRPITHIQGHWQG; this is encoded by the coding sequence ATGTCCGCCACCGCACTGACTTCCCGCGAAATCGTCGAGCGCTATATCGACGCGGTCGCCCGGTTCGATTACGCGACCGCCCGCGCCTGCCTCGCCGACGAGGACTTCACGTACGCGGGTCCGATCAGCACGTTCCACTCGGCCGACGCCCTCGTGCAATATCTCCAGCTCGTTACGCCGATCGTGCAGCGGATCGAGATCCAGAAGGGGTTCGAGGCCGGAGAAGACGTCGCCCATTTCCTGGTGGTCGGTACCCAGCTGTCCGAGAAGCTTGCCGTCCACGTCGCCCAGTGGGCGCACGTGCGCGATGGCCGCATCGACCGGCTTGAACTCGTGTTCGATGCGCACTGGTACCGCTCCCTTTTTCCCGGCGAGGAGGACCAGGCGCCCCGCCCGATCACGCACATTCAGGGGCACTGGCAGGGCTGA